GATCATCGCGGGGATGGGGACCGAGGGCCGCACCAGGGTCTGGAACTCGCCGAGCACCTCCCCGCCACAGACTTTCACCGCCCCGATCTCGGTGATCTGCGCATCGGACCCCGCGCCCGTGGTCTCCAGATCCACGACACAGAAGGTGGTGGTGCGCAGGTGGGATCCCAGGTCGTCGAAGCTCGGCTGGGAGAGCTCTGCGGGGCGATGCGGCGTCATCATGCTCAGCAAACTACCCGCCGGGCACGACAAAACACCTCCCCGCGCAGGTCTCGCTACATACAGTTTGGGAATGTCCTAAAGGTCGTTTAGGATTCTCTCAGCCTCGTCCCCCGAGCGTCTGGAGTTTCGAGTGAAGTTGTTCCGTACCGGGCTGGTTGGCCTTCTTGCAGCGACCAGCGTCATCTTCGTCCCCATGGCATCCGCGGATCCCGACGCCGTAGCATCGGCCAAGGCTGACCTGGACCGCATTCAGGAGGAGTCCTCGGCCCTGGACGCCAAGCTCATTGAGACCATCTCCCGGGCTGAGGAGTCAGAGGGCAAGCTTGAGACCATCAAGCAGGACCTGTCCACCCAGGAGTCCAAGGTTGCGCAGCTGGGCACGAACCTCGGTGACCTGGCCATGATGCAGCTCAACAGCGGAGGCGGGCTCGGTGGTAGCGTCGACATCACCGGCCAGCTGCTCAGCAGCGGCGACGACTCCACCTTCCTCTCGGGACTGGGCACCATCCAGAACGAGACCGACCGGAGCGTGGCCGATCTGCAGAGCCTGCAGGTGGAGCAGGCCCGGCTGGACTCGCTCCGTGACCAGCAGAGCGCCATCACCGAGTCCCTGAAGGCAGACCGCGCATCCCAGGAGAAGCTGGCCGCGGACTATGACGCCAAAGAGGCTGAGGCCCAGAAGGTCTACGACCGCTTGAGTGCTGAGGAGCAGGAGCGCCTCAAGGAACTGGAGCGCAAGCGCCAGGAGGAGGCCGCTGCGCGGGAGGCGCAGGAGGCTCAGCAGAGCAGCGCGAGCCCATCTCCGACGTCAAGCCCATCATCACAGTCGTCCAACAAGGCGGCTGACGGCGACAAGTCGGAAAAGTCCGATTCCCCCTCCGCGGGTGGTGGGTCTGGCCGGGCCTCTCAGGCCGTCAACTACGCCTTGGGGCAGGTCGGCAAGGGGTATGTGATGGGCACCGCGGGGCCGTCCACCTTCGACTGCTCCGGTTTGATGTACGCCGCCTACAAGCAGGTCGGGATCTCCCTACCGCGTACCTCTCAGACCCAGTACTCGGCCGGCAGCTCCGTTTCCAAGGGCGACCTGCAACCAGGTGACCTGGTCTTCTACTACAGCGGCAT
The sequence above is drawn from the Arachnia rubra genome and encodes:
- a CDS encoding C40 family peptidase; this encodes MKLFRTGLVGLLAATSVIFVPMASADPDAVASAKADLDRIQEESSALDAKLIETISRAEESEGKLETIKQDLSTQESKVAQLGTNLGDLAMMQLNSGGGLGGSVDITGQLLSSGDDSTFLSGLGTIQNETDRSVADLQSLQVEQARLDSLRDQQSAITESLKADRASQEKLAADYDAKEAEAQKVYDRLSAEEQERLKELERKRQEEAAAREAQEAQQSSASPSPTSSPSSQSSNKAADGDKSEKSDSPSAGGGSGRASQAVNYALGQVGKGYVMGTAGPSTFDCSGLMYAAYKQVGISLPRTSQTQYSAGSSVSKGDLQPGDLVFYYSGITHVGMYIGNGKIVHAANPRSGVVTADVNSMPYMGARRVG